One stretch of Arachis duranensis cultivar V14167 chromosome 1, aradu.V14167.gnm2.J7QH, whole genome shotgun sequence DNA includes these proteins:
- the LOC107483417 gene encoding uncharacterized protein LOC107483417 isoform X1 — MFNNVRRISLFDEKSLNSTSSDTASMWNDFPSVPSDLPPLPADSVPSVPSLPSIASDVEVEQPAPSNYNYETHGIDEDHPGLNPDSERIVELQSDIHDKLGELMTNKSDQDVLSAAEALHGESNNIPFLEHLLDDLNKNGIEGEAYKDALDLSGILPNKAAFCDAAEPWQLGFQDAASPMMQGIIDLHHDIFFFLILILVFVSRILVRALWHFHYQKNPIPQRIVHGTTIEILRTIFPSIIPMFIAIPSFALLYSMDEVVVDPAITIKAIGHQWYRTYEYSDYNSSDEQSLTFDSYTIPEDDLELGQSRLLEVDNRVVVPAKTHLRIIVTPADVPHSWAVPSLGVKCDAVPGRLNQISISVQREGVYYGQCSEICGTNHAFTPIVVEAVPSKDYGSRVSKFPSIIPMFIAIPSLALLYSMGGALSPLSALCASSPSVNGSSSTGWTSLLGSTSQEPSGVSSPSGVWTHFEHAANSPGSSTSVTPIPAEQAVPPANPVASGEAEAGPSHVAHFPYNEAEVIGGDSVLSIRTRLLEENPFASAEELRIAHLDAEDLFEVKADIAMEMSAHDPTGDWLNRGAWALGNPRTKTGEDSLENLLIIRDKLRQRDWETIRNLQERMLFRRG; from the coding sequence ATGTTTAACAACGTTCGACGCATCTCTTTATTTGATGAGAAGAGTCTTAACTCAACTTCGAGTGATACAGCTTCTATGTGGAATGATTTTCCATCGGTCCCTTCTGACCTGCCACCCTTACCAGCCGACTCGGTTCCATCTGTCCCCTCATTACCTTCCATAGCAAGTGATGTTGAGGTGGAGCAGCCGGCTCCTTCTAATTATAATTACGAGACTCATGGTATTGATGAGGATCATCCGGGTCTTAACCCGGACAGTGAACGTATAGTAGAGCTTCAATCTGATATACACGATAAATTGGGAGAGTTGATGACTAACAAGAGTGACCAAGACGTTCTGAGTGCGGCCGAAGCTTTACATGGCGAAAGCAACAATATCCCTTTTCTGGAGCACCTGTTAGATGATTTGAACAAAAACGGAATAGAAGGTGAAGCCTATAAGGATGCCCTGGATCTATCGGGTATATTACCCAATAAAGCAGCTTTTTGTGATGCAGCGGAGCCATGGCAATTAGGATTTCAAGACGCAGCAAGTCCTATGATGCAAGGAATAATCGATTTACATCACGATATCTTTTTCTTCCTCATTCTGATTTTGGTTTTCGTATCACGGATCTTGGTTCGCGCTTTATGGCATTTCCACTATCAAAAAAACCCAATCCCGCAAAGGATTGTTCATGGAACTACTATCGAGATTCTTCGGACCATATTTCCTAGTATCATCCCGATGTTCATTGCTATACCATCATTTGCTCTGTTATACTCAATGGACGAGGTAGTAGTAGATCCAGCCATTACTATCAAAGCTATTGGACATCAATGGTATCGGACTTATGAGTATTCAGACTATAACAGTTCCGATGAACAGTCACTCACTTTTGACAGTTATACGATTCCAGAAGATGATCTAGAATTGGGTCAATCACGTTTATTAGAAGTGGACAATAGAGTGGTTGTACCAGCCAAAACTCATCTACGTATTATTGTAACACCTGCTGATGTACCTCATAGTTGGGCTGTACCTTCCTTAGGTGTCAAATGTGATGCTGTACCTGGTCGTTTAAATCAGATCTCTATTTCGGTACAACGAGAAGGGGTTTACTATGGTCAGTGCAGTGAGATTTGTGGAACTAATCATGCCTTTACGCCTATCGTCGTAGAAGCTGTTCCTAGTAAAGATTATGGTTCTCGGGTATCCAAATTTCCTAGTATCATCCCGATGTTCATTGCTATACCATCATTAGCTCTGTTATACTCCATGGGCGGGGCCCTCTCGCCATTGAGTGCTTTGTGTGCGTCCTCCCCCTCCGTAAATGGGTCGTCCAGTACCGGCTGGACGTCGTTACTGGGGAGCACCTCGCAGGAACCGTCGGGCGTCTCTTCGCCCTCGGGCGTGTGGACGCATTTTGAGCATGCTGCGAACTCCCCCGGGAGTAGCACATCAGTAACGCCTATCCCAGCAGAACAAGCAGTGCCTCCCGCTAATCCTGTAGCTTCCGGGGAAGCGGAAGCCGGTCCATCTCATGTGGCCCACTTTCCGTATAACGAGGCGGAGGTCATTGGGGGGGACTCGGTTCTGTCGATCCGGACGCGGCTTTTGGAGGAAAATCCCTTTGCCTCCGCAGAAGAACTCCGTATTGCTCATCTTGATGCCGAAGACCTGTTTGAGGTCAAAGCAGATATCGCCATGGAAATGTCTGCTCATGATCCAACTGGTGATTGGTTGAACCGGGGGGCGTGGGCCCTCGGCAACCCGCGGACAAAAACTGGGGAAGATTCTTTGGAGAATCTCCTCATTATACGCGACAAACTTCGCCAACGGGACTGGGAAACCATCAGGAATTTGCAAGAAAGGATGCTTTTCAGGAGgggctaa